GCCCTATCATGGGGTTTGTAAATAAATCTAGGACTTTTCACACAATATCCTTTGACTCTCGAAATTGTCATTCTGTATTCACCTCCCTTCACAACAGGGAGCTGGTGCCTGAAGAGGAAAGTTTTCGCCCAATGTGTGCTGCCATTGCTAACTTAGCAATGTGAAACCCGGACAACTCAGTGCAAAAATTACTCAGaaattacaaacgactcaacagagtatggaaagatgcatgctgggaataacaaggagaggaaaaggaaggaatggatacaAGAGCAaataaaagtatgcaatgttattataagagtggAAAAACTGAAATAGCAGTGTGTGCCGAACATGCAACAAGAAGAGCAGACCATctctggaccaaggagatactagactggatcatAGGAGGtataaagcaaccaagaagacgacctccaggaagatggcaaaaTGAAATTAGGAAAGACACCGGAGCAACGTGGATGGGGGAAGCAGCAGGGAAATCCCGGTCAGCCTCACTGGAACGGCGGGAAGATATCTTACAAACGCTTTACAAATGCTTAGGCAGCGCAGCATCCAAACAGAGGAAGAGTTTTAGGAGCAGCACACAAATGTTGGTAGTGCACGGAACACATTTTCTTAAAGTTGGTGGTGCACATGCACTACTGTGCACTACTGACGCTACGCCACTGTAATGAGTGGAACATGCCACTTAAATTCGAAGTTCAAACAAGTAGACAAACTTCCCTGCTAATGCTTTGAGAGTcatctctcctcctcttctctctccagctctcagAGACGTACGGCAATGTGTTCACCTTCCACATGGGTCCCAAGAAGTATGTGGTTTTGACAGGCTATGAGGCGGTCAAGGAGGCTCTAGTAACCCAAGCAGACGACTTCTCAGAGAGAGGCCAGACGCAAATTACGGAAAAGTTCTCTAAAGGCGGGAATGGTAAGAGATGTGCCTGCAGCAGGAATGGCTGGTTCACAGGTGACAGTCAGTGGTGTTGATTGctctaatttaccattccaattGAAACACTAGAAACAAACAGCTTTGTGCTGATTGGTGCTTTCAGTTTAGCCTCTGTGGAGAGCACCAATCATCCAGGCAGTGGTTTCTTCAGTCGTTTCAATTGAAATGGTGCATTAGATGTTTGACACCATTTGACCCTCAgggtatgaaaaaaataatttacagtttTATGTTAAGATGAACGTCATAGAAAAAAATCATTGATACTGAAATATCAGTtcttggggtgggggggtgggggtgggaggtAAAGGCATGAGATTTGAAGAGTTTCATAATTTTTCTTTCAGCTTGTCCTGTTCTAGCTGACACTCCATCAATTCTCTTAACTATtgatttttcttgttgtttagattcactttgtatcattttctctttcagtcatcacatccttttattataacttattattttaaaacaccaaagctcaatagagctctcagaatcatggcTAACCTCGAAGTCCACCTGTGTTTGTAAActagagcagtgtttcccaaccctggtcctgggaccccctgtgtctgctggttttcattccaactgagctctcaataacTATACTAGATTACTTATTAGGTCTTTGTTttctgctcttaaacagttgcagagttcaattTACTGATACAATGTTATAACTaccttgaactctgcaactgtttaagtgctaaaaacaatttaaaaggtctaattaagcaaattgtcagttcaattaagtTTCTAGTTAAGTAACGGatgctcagttggaatgaaaaccagcaaacacagggGGTCTCCAGTACCAGAGTGTgaccattaacctgcccccctgcaacactctgcccctagagGATGTAGGAACTACCTGATTGTTTTATGTGGTGGTTCTTACTGCTGTATTTCTACATCCACTACAGGCAGAATGTTGCAGAGGGACCAGAGGTCTAGTATGTATGATAGGTGATCATTGATCTCTGTGTAATAAGATCAGGTTACATATTGTAGTCTTGGACCAGGCTGCAGGCAGCTCCAGATTGATACTGGAATGAGTTTCAGGCTGGTTTCATAGTATATCACTGTAGCAATGGCATGTGTTCATATTTCCGGCAGGTGTTTCCTTCGGTAAGGGGGAGTCCTGGAAGGTGATGCGTCGATTCACCCTCTCCACTCTGCGGGACTTTGGGATGGGGAAGAAGACCATTGAGGACCGGATCATCGAGGAGTCCCAGAGACTGGTGGAGGTCTTCCAGTCCCACAAAGGTGACGACCAAACCAAGAGCAGTGATAACAAAGGGTTGACCCTCAATGGGCACAAAACACAGACCAGACCCAAATTCTGCAGCTGTGTGTTTCCCCCCAAGCCTATTAAAGTTTTGACAAATCTGTATCCAGTCTGTTTCACATTCTGCTCTGCTCTTTTCTGTTGTGACTTAAAGTCAAGTAGATTAACTTTTCAGGTAGTGCCTTCCTCAGAAGAAAGTAGGCTAATTTTTTGGCTACTGCTTTCTTGTATTGTCATAAAAAGACTTTCTTCTGAAGAAGGCGCTAGCAGAAGCATTTTTTACTTGCCTTTGAATCTCATAGTTTTATCTTATGATTCTTATTAAGATTTTGAAGTTACAAATGGCTTTTCTTGTTCCTCCAGGAAAACCCTTTGACCCCCAAATCATCATCAACTCTGCTGTCTCCAACATCATCTGCTCCATTGTGTTCGGAGACCGCTTCGACTACAGCGATGCACAGTTCCTGAATCTGCAAAGAATTGTGAATGAGAACATCAGGCTGATTGTGAGCCCCAAGACAGAGGTACAGTGAGTGTAATGATTCGACCTGATTTATAAAGTTGGAGTCACATTAGTGAAATCTCCCAGAACCACAGTGTAGAAGTGTTTTTACACCGATTTTAAAAACCAGTGAAATCCATATTGTTTGTAAAATCTAATTATTAAAACTGAAGAAACCACATGTCTTATTCATTGTTTATAAAACCCACTTCTATACTCAGGGTAGGTAAAACCAGAAATagctgctttattattatattttatgtacAATCAGCATTAAAAAATTAGTATAAATTACAAATTAATGATTCATTTCATAAAGAAGTGCCACTAAATTCATGCATTGATTTgttaatatactgagcatcaaaagaaagttgtcacttatatttggataaaattcactagaagtgattgaaaaatgacaaactctgttttagagcaggtgtggtgactttttattgtgctgattaacaactgacatcatgaagatgcttcaaaatgatctgtcagtcttggacaggtgttgtgactcttggtctcccagttcatggcctgtcattggcaGAGTGTGTCTGGTCATACCGTCtcggtttgaaattgctggctgtgagcacccaggACGgggagccacagtacgctgctctagcccagcctccaacatgccgacaGACGTGGAATATTggttttttctgtgattttctttattgcttttattcaagcttacaatttaacagctgaaatcactccatatccagtgtccaatcaactgtctcactaattaggtgattaagggcatatgcttcagtcatagtcactcaagcatgtcatggtcaaggatgaatgattcaaaataaacaaaaaacatgttgtcaatgtccatcatttatagaccttattttttttcaaaaataaatgtgttctaataagtttcttttgatgcttggtatataaCAAAACTAAACTGCTAACGTTATCTATAagtatgtgttttctttaattattgtATGTCAATTCTGCCATTAGGAGAATCAAACTAGTTtttgtccctgtgtgtgtctctgtatagaGTTGTATGAACATGCAGTTTTGCACATCGCTGCTTGTATGCAGATAGTTTAGTAAAATAACCCACCTACACGTCCATTGAAAGTGAACTCGCTTGTATTCATGCAACCCGCGCCTTCTAGACCTTCCGGAGTGACGACaggttttttggtgttttgccaTTTGATGGGcaaaattttttttgtaattttcttaCTCAGAAATGTCTCATCCTGAAATATTCATTAGAGTACACCTTGTCATTCGATTCATGGAACAgattcatgtttttattgtgcatgctatgtgtgtgtgtgtgtgtatatatagcagACAGGTACGTTTTGATAAGCGCATGGTGGACACTTTTATTTTATGAAGCCCAATGCAcagaattcaaacaaaacaagcttAGCTCCTCAGGAGCCTCCCGGCACCTTCCTTTACCCTAAACTAATATCAGGGAAGGCTAAGCACTTTTACCCTGTGAATAACCGATAATCAGTTTACCAAACCATACCTTTTCCTTTTTATCTGCTACCTGCTTAATTAGCCCTTCCCCTCCCCCAGCTGCACCTGATGCTTGTTTGGCAACTGGCGACCATTTCAGCCACTTGCCAGCCACCGCTCACCAGGGTCTTAATGCCTTTGAATTACCATACCGTCTGTAGACATCATCATGCGGTTCATCATTACAAACTGTATTGAACtctcacctgtcagacaaaaaggcaTCGGATCTGCCAtcggcacaaatgaacccctgtaTATACCGATACAAACCGTCCACTGAAGTTTGTAAGATAATGACTTGTACCACTCATCTGGCTGAATTTGCATTAGTTATTCGTATGTTATGTTATGAAAAGTTAGAGACCAGATCTTCTTTTTCAATGTGACATTgtatagagcaggggtctccaaacctggtccgggagagctactgggtcttctggttttcgtttcaaacGAGCCCTCAGTtgcttaattgcaccaattattggcttaattagtcaagattaataAGTGCTCCAGATCTTCAGCCACTGGTGTAAAGACgtctagaaaacctgcaggattggggctctacaggaccagggttggagatccctggTGTAGAGTAATCCTTTAATCGAgaatcattacaaacattttcacCATTAAACTCCCCCTCTTCCTCTTTCAGCTGTATAACATGTTTCCTTTCCTGGGCTTCTTCCTGTCCGATCACAAGAAGGTTCATAGAAATGGAATAATGCTGCAGGGGTACTTCAGAAACACATATAGGGATCGTAAAGACACTGTGGACAGCAATGACCTGAGGAGCTTCATCGACACGTTCATCTCCAGGCAGAGAGAAGAGGTAATATTAGCACAGCAGAGCCTCACTATCAGGGACTGGCAAGGGACAAACACTGTGGCCTAATGGGGAGTGCTATTAAAACTAAactgtttagacctgtgtgtattcattgtattagtgtagggttagggttagggttagggttagaggagggcagtagcactttttagacctgtgtgtattcattgtattagtgtagggttagggttagggttagatcagGGCAATAGCACTGTATGTATTCGTTTTATTAGTGTAGGTTGTTTTGTCGATTACTCAGTTCTCTAACTCTTTTGGCCTGTGTTTCTAACAGTAGTTTTGTGAAGGTGCTTTGTTACAATGTCGTTGTTGTAGATTTACCTGCACAGTTTATCACTGagtgtattcattttattagtgTAGGTTGTTTTTTTGATTACTCGGTTTTCTAACTGTTTTGGCCTGTGTTTCTAACAGTAGTTTTGTGAAGGTGCTGTTGTAGTTGTAGATTTACCTGCACAGTTTATCACTGACTGTTTGAAGCTGTTGATGGATCACCTTGGAAAGGAATTGTCACTGATGTCCTTCATTGTTTTGCAGGAGTCCAGAAACTCCAACAAGTATTTCCACGAGGATAACATGGCCACCACCGTGGGGAACCTGTTTGCTGCAGGGACTGAGACCACCTCTACCACCCTGCGCTGGGGGCTGCTGCTCATGATGAAGTACCCGCACATTCAGAGTGAGCGAGGGGGTACCCCCACTTTCAGGGAGAGTGTGTGATTGATTGACTGAATGAATTCTGCGTCCTCTGAAACAGATGCACCTCTTCATATCAGtaattgcagtgtgtttgtaaatCCTCCCCATTGACAGACAAAGTCCAGGAGGAGATTGAGAGTGTGATTGGGAGGGAGCGCCCCCCGCAGCTCGAGGACAGGAAGAGCATGCCCTACATGGACGCTGTGCTGCATGAGATACAGAGAGTGGGCAATGTGGTGCCCATGAACATGCTGCACGAGACAACATGGGACACCACCTTCCGGGGGTACAGGATACCCAAggtgagacagagacagagagtgtATAGGGGTGGTCCGGTCCACAACTTCATCCTGCACATTCCTGTTCAAATGGAAAACATACAGACTAATGAACCAACAAGGACTGTTTGAAGACATTGCAGTCCCTCCATGTCCAACTTCAAACACTCATCATGTAATGCAATGCTCCCTCTTTATTTCGCTATCTGACTTGCACATCAGAGGTTAATTCTTAAGTACAGTGGGTTCATTCCTAGAGTAGCACTACGTCTGGAATGAGGTTTTGCCAAAAGCAAGATTGACACTTATTTTAACTAATGGCCTGTCTTTTATTACCAAAGAATTCCTCTTAATACCGCAATATCAAGTAATGTAGGTGTGATATTAATGTGTCCTCATCAATCATCAGTATAGCTGACAGTACAGCCAAGTCATTAAATTAGGTTAGTTTTGTTATTTCACCTTTCTGTAAAtgtgtgtctgtccgtgtgtgtgtgtgtgtgtgtgtgtgtgtgtcccagggTACCCCGGTGATCCCGCTGCTCTCCTCCGTGCTCTCTGATAAGACACAGTGGGAGACCCCTCACCAGTTCAACCCCAACCACTTCCTGGACGCGCAGGGCAAGTTTGTCAAGAGAGACGCCTTCATGCCCTTCTCAGCAGGTCAGTGTGTCAGAGAGAAGGGACCAGGTTAGACAGGATTGGGGCTAACCCCCCTCCACCCCGGCATTTTAACAGCAAAGGGAACTGCTATCAATAGAGGTGCAACCAGCAACCAGTTTCCTAATGGAATATAGAACAGGTAACAATCGCTACGAAGCCTTCAGATTCAGATGAAAACACGTGGGTGCAGATTATTCTACTAATACAATATATGCAATATGAAAAgtttattattgaaaaataactgtgtgtgagtgcagtgtgggAGTGTTGCAGTACGAGTCAGTAATCCTCTGCCCAGCAGGTCGGAGGGTGTGTCTTGGAGAGACCCTTGCCAAGATGGAGCTCTTCCTCTTCTTCACCATGCTCCTGCAGAAGTTTCACTTCCGCCCGCCCCAGGAGGTCAGCCCTGAGCAACTGGACCTCACCCCCACCCCTGGCCTCACCTCCGGCCCCCAGCCCTTCCAACTGTGCGCCCTGAGCCACTGAGAGACCCTGTGACACTGCAACCCTGCCTTACTGCATCTGCTAGACCTTACTACAGCCACTGACCCCCCACACTGGACCCTTCAGCCACTGAACTGCCAGGATTCTATCACACTGAGACCCTGTGATACTGCGACCCTGCCTTACTGCATCTGCTAGACCTTACTACAGCCACTGACCCCCCACACTGGACCCTTCAGCCACTGAACTGCCAGGATTCTGTCACACTGAGACCCTGTGATACTGTGACCCTGCCTTACTGCATCTGCTAGACCTTACTACAGCCACTGACCCCCCACACTGGACCCTTCAGCCACTGAACTGCCAGGATTCTATCACACTGAGACCC
The genomic region above belongs to Polyodon spathula isolate WHYD16114869_AA chromosome 32, ASM1765450v1, whole genome shotgun sequence and contains:
- the LOC121303430 gene encoding cytochrome P450 2K1-like, yielding MSVISLLLAHTSTVSLALVLTGFIFLYFYLKSSKSSNYNFPPGPPALPVIGNLNILDLHRPYKTLSKLSETYGNVFTFHMGPKKYVVLTGYEAVKEALVTQADDFSERGQTQITEKFSKGGNGVSFGKGESWKVMRRFTLSTLRDFGMGKKTIEDRIIEESQRLVEVFQSHKGKPFDPQIIINSAVSNIICSIVFGDRFDYSDAQFLNLQRIVNENIRLIVSPKTELYNMFPFLGFFLSDHKKVHRNGIMLQGYFRNTYRDRKDTVDSNDLRSFIDTFISRQREEESRNSNKYFHEDNMATTVGNLFAAGTETTSTTLRWGLLLMMKYPHIQNKVQEEIESVIGRERPPQLEDRKSMPYMDAVLHEIQRVGNVVPMNMLHETTWDTTFRGYRIPKGTPVIPLLSSVLSDKTQWETPHQFNPNHFLDAQGKFVKRDAFMPFSAGRRVCLGETLAKMELFLFFTMLLQKFHFRPPQEVSPEQLDLTPTPGLTSGPQPFQLCALSH